A genomic region of Oncorhynchus mykiss isolate Arlee chromosome 4, USDA_OmykA_1.1, whole genome shotgun sequence contains the following coding sequences:
- the ppce gene encoding Prolyl endopeptidase (The RefSeq protein has 2 substitutions compared to this genomic sequence), translated as MFGRVQKVLSKQLFKSLTQLFLLRNSRTVTSKMSFQYPNAYRDEAVVDDYHGNKIPDPYSWLEDPDSEKTQAFVNAQNQLTLPYLERCEVRDLFKERMTELYDYPKYSRPFKRGSRYFHFYNTGLQNQSVMYVQESLEAEPTVFLDPNTFSEDGTVALQGYAFSEDGEYLAYGTSASGSDWAEMHFLQVEGAVALKDKLERVKFSCMSWTHDGKGLFYNSYPS; from the exons ATGTTTGGACGGGTCCAGAAAGTCCTATCCAAACAATTATTTAAGTCTTTGACACAACTTTTCTTATTACGGAATTCAAGAACAGTCACTTCTAAAATGTCTTTCCAGTACCCAAATGCTTACCGTGACGAGGCAGTT GTGGACGACTACCATGGCAATAAGATTCCAGACCCgtacagttggctggaagacCCAGACAGCGAAAAGACGCAG GCTTTTGTCAATGCTCAGAACCAGCTGACACTGCCCTACTTGGAGCGCTGTGAGGTGCGAGACCTGTTCAAGGAGCGCATGACGGAGCTCTACGACTACCCCAAATACAGCTGCCCCTTCAAGAGGGGGAGTAG GTATTTCCACTTCTACAACACTGGTCTCCAGAACCAGAGTGTGATGTATGTTCAGGAGAGCCTGGAGGCAGAGCCCACAGTCTTTCTGGACCCAAACACTTTCTCTGAGGATGGGACTGTTGCTTTACAAG GCTATGCGTTCTCGGAGGATGGCGAATACCTGGCGTATGGTACCAGCGCCAGCGGCTCGGACTGGGTGGAGATGCACTTCCTGCAGGTGGAGGGGGCTGTCGCCCTCAAGGACAAACTAGAGAGGGTTAAGTTCAGCTGCATGTCCTGGACCCACGACGGCAAGGGCCTCTTCTACAACTCTTA